CCGCCATTGCCAAGTCCAACGCCTATACGGCGCTGATGAACCGGACGCTGCGCGCCATCGAATCCTGGCAGCGCTACCGCAGCTGGGTGAACATCCAGCAGGGGCCGACGGGGCGCGAGCGCTACATCAGCTACGGCCTCTACAGCCTCTATGACGTCCGCAGCGAGCTGGAGAAGGCCGAGGCGGCCACGGCCCAGGAGCCGGCCATCCCCGATCTCGACGACGCCATGCGCCGCTACATCCAGTCCTATCGCGAACTCGCCCCGCTCATCGCCCGCGCCAATGGCTATTACGAGCGCAAGGACTACGAGGACGACCGCATGGCGCTCGGCCGCGAACTGCACCGACAGATGGTGCCGGCGGCGGAGGCCTTCCTGAAGGATCGCACCGATGTCGAGGCGGCGATGAAGGTCTTCCGGACCGACCTCAATCGCCGCGAGCTGGCCGGTATCGAGCGGCGCGAGGGGCGCTCCTCCCGCTGGCATGTGCGCAATGTCCTCATCGCCGCCCGCGGCGTCATGGATCTGATGCCGAGCAACGAGTCCCCGCGCGTCGACTTGGCCGCCTTCGACGGGGCCATTGCGGCCTATGCCGCGGCCCTGCGCGAGATGGACAAGCTGAAGGAAACCGACCCGGACGGCGCCTCCATCCTCGACAGCCAGGCCAGCTCGTGGCTGGGGAGCCTGCGTGAATATCGCCAGAAGCTCGCCCGCGCCAATGGCGACGGCCGCCGCGCCGCGGGCCATGAATCCATGTGGATCGTCAACAACTACAACATGATGGTGTCGATGTCGGAGAGCCGCCTGCGCATGCGCCGCTGAGGCGACCTGCCGCGGCCGGGAGGCGATCACGCGGGGTTGAGCGGGCCGTTCCGGTCTGATGGACTGGCACCAGCGTTTGACGTGAAGCTGCCACACCCCGGAGCACCGCCATGCCCTCCCGTCGCCATCTCGTCGCCGTCGCCGCCCTTGTCGCCATGCCCGCCGTGGCCCTGGCCCACCATGGCTGGGGTGGCTTCGACACCTCCAAGGTGCTGGACCATACCGGTCCCGTCGCGCGCTCCACCTATGCCAACCCGCACGGCACGCTGTTCATGGTGAAGGACGGCAAGGAGCTGACCATCGAGCTGGCGCCGACCTCCCGCATGCAGGCGCGCGGCCTCGCCGAGGACGATGTCGCGGCGGGTAAGACCCTGCGCGTCTATGCCTATCAGAACCGCGGCAATCCCAAGGTCTACCGGGCCGAGTGGGTGGAGGTCGCAGGCCGCCGCGTCGAGCTCAGGTAAAGGCGATCCAGCGGCCGAGCCCGAGCGCCGCGAGCCATCCGGCGAGTGACACGCCGCCGGCGAGCCGGGCATAGGCGCCGGGCTTCTCGCCATCGGCGGGCAGGCGGCCGATGAGGCTGAAGGCCGCGGCGTTCAGGCTGGCGGCGGCGACGATCAGGAGCTTCGCCCAGACCACGGGATTGGCAAGATATTCGCCCGGCCTTGCGGAGAGCAGCAGCAGGCCGGTCGCCAGCGACAGGGCGAGGCCGGTGGCGGCCACCCGTCGCAGCTGGCCCGCTGCGAGCCGGGGCAGGGCAGCGAGGCCCATCAGCCGCAGATCGACAAGCAGGATGCCGCCGATCAGCAGAGCGAGCCCCAGCACATGCAGGCCGGAGACGACGGCATAGAGCGGCGACGACAGCGCGACGCCGCTGGCGCGGCCGAGAATGGCGAGGAGGCCGATCAGCGCCTCCACAGGATCAGCCGAGGAGCTGCTTCACCAGCGGGCTCGCCTTGCCGAAGTCCATCTGGCCGGCATAGCGGCCTTTTAGCTCGCCCATGACCTTGCCCATGTCCTTGACGCCCGCGGCGCCGATCTCGGCGATCACCGCGGCGATGGCGGCCTTGGCCTCGGCCTCGTCCATCTGCTTCGGCAGGTAGGCGCTGATCGTGGCGATCTCGGCATTTTCCTGGGCGGCGAGCTCGGGACGGTTGCCCTCGGTGTACAGGCGGGCGCTTTCCTGGCGCTGCTTCACCATCTTCTGCAGAAGCTGGAGGATCTCCTCGTCGCCCAGCGGCTCCTTGCCGTTGCCGCGGGCCTCGATGTCCTTGTCCTTCAGCGCCGACTGGATGAGACGGATCGTGCCGAGGCGGCCCTTGTCACCAGCCTTCATGGCCTCCTTGAGGTCGCTCATGAAACGGTCGCGCAGCATGGGAATGTCTCCTCGGGGTCAGGCCCGGCGCCGCAGCGGAGGGGGGCAGGGGCCTTCGGGAATGGAACCGGCAGGTCGCAGGGGATTTTCACCGGGGCGGCGCCCCATTCCTTTTGACCGATGCCGAAGTCGCCGCTATGTAGGCGCCTCATGACACACAGACAAGACGAATCCGGCTGGAGCGATCCCAAGCCGACCGCTTTGCTCGTCCTCGCGGACGGCACCGTGATCGAAGGCCAGGGCCTCGGCGCCGAAGGCATCGCCGATGGCGAGGTCTGCTTCAACACCGCCATGACCGGCTACCAGGAGATCCTCACCGATCCCTCCTATGCCGGCCAGATCATCACCTTCACCTTCCCGCATATCGGCAATGTCGGTGCGAATGACGAGGATATCGAGACGGTCAACATGGCCGCCGCCTCGGGCGTGCGCGGCGTCGTGCTGAAGGCCGCGATCACCGATCCCTCCAACTACCGCTCCGCCGGCCATTTCGACGGCTGGCTGAAGCGCCGCGGCATTGTCGGCCTCTCCGGCATCGACACCCGCGCTCTGACCGCGCTCATCCGCGAGAAGGGCATGCCCAATGCGGTCATCGCCCATTCGCCGACCGGCACCTTTGACATCGAGGCGCTGAAGCGTCGCGCCGCGGGCCTGCCCGCCATGGACGGGCTGGACCTCGTGCCGGGCGTCACCTCCTCGCAGCGCTATCCCTGGTCGGAGACGATCTGGGAGTGGAACGAGGGCTACGGCAAGGCCGGCGAGGGCCGCTTCCACGTGGTCGCGCTCGACTATGGCGTGAAGCGCAACATCCTGCGCCTCCTCGCCAATGCCGGCTGCCGCGTCACCGTCGTGCCGGCCAATGCCAGCGTC
This portion of the Phreatobacter oligotrophus genome encodes:
- a CDS encoding YiiG family protein, with translation MTFAPSRRAALTLASAGFFIPVTAFAQGAGTRSAAAPDAELQAAIAKSNAYTALMNRTLRAIESWQRYRSWVNIQQGPTGRERYISYGLYSLYDVRSELEKAEAATAQEPAIPDLDDAMRRYIQSYRELAPLIARANGYYERKDYEDDRMALGRELHRQMVPAAEAFLKDRTDVEAAMKVFRTDLNRRELAGIERREGRSSRWHVRNVLIAARGVMDLMPSNESPRVDLAAFDGAIAAYAAALREMDKLKETDPDGASILDSQASSWLGSLREYRQKLARANGDGRRAAGHESMWIVNNYNMMVSMSESRLRMRR
- a CDS encoding DUF6152 family protein, encoding MPSRRHLVAVAALVAMPAVALAHHGWGGFDTSKVLDHTGPVARSTYANPHGTLFMVKDGKELTIELAPTSRMQARGLAEDDVAAGKTLRVYAYQNRGNPKVYRAEWVEVAGRRVELR
- a CDS encoding DUF2214 domain-containing protein — its product is MEALIGLLAILGRASGVALSSPLYAVVSGLHVLGLALLIGGILLVDLRLMGLAALPRLAAGQLRRVAATGLALSLATGLLLLSARPGEYLANPVVWAKLLIVAAASLNAAAFSLIGRLPADGEKPGAYARLAGGVSLAGWLAALGLGRWIAFT
- a CDS encoding GatB/YqeY domain-containing protein, coding for MLRDRFMSDLKEAMKAGDKGRLGTIRLIQSALKDKDIEARGNGKEPLGDEEILQLLQKMVKQRQESARLYTEGNRPELAAQENAEIATISAYLPKQMDEAEAKAAIAAVIAEIGAAGVKDMGKVMGELKGRYAGQMDFGKASPLVKQLLG
- the carA gene encoding glutamine-hydrolyzing carbamoyl-phosphate synthase small subunit gives rise to the protein MTHRQDESGWSDPKPTALLVLADGTVIEGQGLGAEGIADGEVCFNTAMTGYQEILTDPSYAGQIITFTFPHIGNVGANDEDIETVNMAAASGVRGVVLKAAITDPSNYRSAGHFDGWLKRRGIVGLSGIDTRALTALIREKGMPNAVIAHSPTGTFDIEALKRRAAGLPAMDGLDLVPGVTSSQRYPWSETIWEWNEGYGKAGEGRFHVVALDYGVKRNILRLLANAGCRVTVVPANASVEDVMALKPDGVFLSNGPGDPAATGQYAVPVIRAVLEKKIPTFGICLGHQMLGLAVGAKTLKMHQGHHGANHPVKDMDTGKVEITSMNHGFAVDEATLPANARPTHISLFDGSNAGIALTDRPAFSVQYHPEASPGPMDSHYLFDRFVAMMEKAKAAA